One window of Quercus robur chromosome 12, dhQueRobu3.1, whole genome shotgun sequence genomic DNA carries:
- the LOC126708453 gene encoding uncharacterized protein LOC126708453, whose translation MVLAFTAKKKIGFMNVKISMPEVDSPLYEDWQSCNTMVLSWLINYMHIDVSSSIMYYETIREMWLELKNLFSQGNGPKIYNLQREISHISQNQMTVIEYYTKFKRLWDQLLNFEPFPECSCGAMKILSASHDKAYVMRFLMELNENFETFRS comes from the coding sequence ATGGTGCTTGCTTTCACTGCCAAGAAGAAAATTGGCTTTATGAATGTCAAGATTTCAATGCCAGAAGTTGATTCACCTTTGTATGAGGATTGGCAGAGCTGCAACACCATGGTACTTTCATGGTTGATCAACTATATGCACATTGATGTCTCTAGCAGCATCATGTACTATGAGACAATTAGGGAGATGTGGCTCGAATTGAAGAACTTGTTTTCACAAGGAAATGGACCTAAGATCTACAACTTGCAGAGGGAAATTTCTCATATTTCCCAAAATCAAATGACAGTTATTGAGTACTACACCAAATTCAAGCGATTGTGGGATCAATTGTTGAATTTTGAGCCATTTCCAGAATGTTCTTGTGGAGCAATGAAGATCTTGAGTGCTTCACATGATAAAGCCTATGTAATGAGGTTCTTGATGGAATTGAATGAGAACTTTGAGACTTTTCGAAGTTAG